Proteins encoded by one window of Kribbella italica:
- a CDS encoding chemotaxis protein CheB: protein MNPPGTVRDLVVIGASAGGVEALRSLVSGLPAELPAAVLVVLHLPAGSSSVLGSILDEAGQLPAGAAQHGTPITSGHVYVAPPDHHLLVEGDCTVLSDGPTESGHRPAVNALFRSAALARGPLVAGVVLSGVLDDGAAGLAAIRSAGGLAIVQDPDDAAYRGMPASALATAGADHVLSAAAIGEQLAGLLAVPVELAVSDGPGAMLRYQEALGSLPESVTQAAGLVCPDCGRPLSAPAGGHEGFRCQTGHAWSADALLATADHRMQAALWIALRTLDEKTALARQLEDTARGRGYEDRAQRYVASGQETDAAARLIRARLTSGGPEATKDGDDG, encoded by the coding sequence ATGAATCCGCCGGGCACGGTCCGGGACCTGGTGGTCATCGGCGCCTCAGCCGGGGGCGTCGAGGCGTTGCGCAGCCTGGTCTCCGGCCTGCCCGCCGAGCTGCCCGCCGCGGTGCTCGTCGTCCTCCACCTGCCCGCAGGCAGCAGCAGCGTGCTCGGCTCGATCCTCGACGAGGCCGGCCAGCTCCCGGCCGGGGCGGCTCAGCACGGGACGCCGATCACCTCCGGGCATGTGTACGTCGCGCCGCCCGATCACCACCTGCTGGTCGAAGGTGACTGCACCGTCCTGTCCGACGGCCCGACCGAGAGCGGTCACCGGCCGGCCGTCAACGCCCTGTTCCGGTCCGCCGCACTCGCCCGTGGCCCGCTCGTCGCCGGGGTGGTGCTGTCCGGCGTACTGGACGACGGCGCTGCCGGTCTGGCCGCCATCAGGTCAGCCGGCGGTCTGGCGATCGTGCAGGACCCCGACGACGCGGCGTACCGAGGCATGCCGGCCAGCGCCCTGGCCACGGCCGGTGCCGACCACGTGCTGTCCGCTGCCGCGATCGGGGAGCAGCTGGCCGGGCTCCTCGCCGTACCGGTTGAGCTGGCGGTGTCGGACGGACCTGGCGCGATGCTGCGGTACCAGGAGGCACTCGGATCGTTGCCCGAGTCGGTGACTCAGGCCGCCGGGCTGGTCTGTCCGGACTGCGGCCGGCCGCTGTCCGCACCGGCCGGAGGTCACGAGGGATTCCGCTGTCAGACTGGGCACGCCTGGAGTGCGGACGCTCTTCTTGCCACAGCGGACCATCGGATGCAGGCTGCACTGTGGATTGCGCTGCGGACCCTCGACGAGAAGACCGCCCTGGCCCGGCAGCTGGAGGACACGGCTCGAGGCCGGGGCTACGAGGACCGTGCTCAGCGATACGTGGCCTCGGGCCAGGAGACGGACGCGGCCGCTCGGTTGATCCGGGCCCGACTGACCTCGGGTGGTCCCGAGGCGACGAAGGACGGTGACGACGGATGA
- a CDS encoding anti-sigma factor antagonist, protein MSQPDSQDGEMIRTTFDAVTEELRPGVVLVKLSGEIDIATTDFASESIRAAIAPPARSVLIDVSAVTFCSSAGLGNLVEARRLASQYGIELALVGVGRPVDRPLTITGLGQEFRIFASVEDAQRQGGDG, encoded by the coding sequence GTGAGCCAGCCCGATTCCCAGGACGGCGAGATGATCAGGACCACGTTCGACGCAGTCACCGAGGAGCTTCGCCCCGGTGTCGTGCTGGTCAAGCTGTCCGGTGAGATCGACATCGCCACCACCGACTTCGCCTCGGAGTCGATCCGGGCGGCGATCGCGCCACCGGCGCGCAGTGTGCTGATCGACGTCTCCGCGGTGACGTTCTGCAGCTCGGCCGGGCTGGGCAACCTGGTCGAGGCCCGCCGGCTGGCGAGCCAGTACGGCATCGAACTGGCACTGGTCGGCGTCGGACGGCCGGTCGACCGGCCGCTGACGATTACCGGTCTGGGCCAGGAGTTCCGGATCTTCGCCTCCGTCGAGGACGCCCAACGCCAAGGTGGCGACGGGTGA
- a CDS encoding LVIVD repeat-containing protein, whose amino-acid sequence MRRPRTLARLTLATALIAGLTGLAGGASAEVPAPPETGATKSDNITHLASAPMTGPLAGGVNTDIAFAGKTAYVGNYSGFAIYDIANPAKPTLVSQVSCPGSQNDISVYDGLLFLSTDSSRSDDSCQSVAQSPTIKESWEGIKIFDVKDPRNPRYVAAVETKCGSHTHTLVPDKLKRSVYVYNSSYFPNATYPDCQPPNDRIDIVKVPLRHPEQAAVVASPVLFPDGGFPGSETGYETSGCHDITAFPAKNIAAAACMGDGVLLDISRPERPKVIDRVQDATNFSFWHGATFNGDGSKVVFMDELGGGGGAECNTEVGPNKGATAIFDIKHRKLKFRSYYKIDRHQAANENCVSHNGSLIPVKGRDIMVQAWYQGGFSVWDFTDSAHPKEIGYFDRPPREPASFGGYWSVYYYNGAIYGTESVTAFDVFKIKDRRTDSAERVKLKELNVQTQPAFWR is encoded by the coding sequence ATGCGCCGCCCACGCACGCTCGCCCGTCTCACCTTGGCCACAGCCCTGATCGCCGGCCTGACCGGCCTGGCCGGCGGCGCCTCCGCGGAGGTGCCCGCGCCACCGGAGACCGGCGCGACCAAGAGCGACAACATCACGCACCTGGCCAGCGCCCCGATGACCGGCCCGCTGGCCGGCGGCGTGAACACCGACATCGCGTTCGCCGGCAAGACGGCGTACGTCGGCAACTACTCGGGGTTCGCCATCTACGACATCGCGAACCCGGCCAAGCCGACGCTGGTCAGCCAGGTCTCGTGCCCGGGCAGCCAGAACGACATCAGCGTCTACGACGGCCTGCTGTTCCTGAGCACCGACTCGTCCCGCAGCGACGACTCCTGCCAGAGCGTCGCGCAGTCGCCGACGATCAAGGAGTCGTGGGAGGGGATCAAGATCTTCGACGTGAAGGATCCCCGCAACCCGCGCTACGTCGCGGCCGTGGAGACCAAGTGCGGCTCGCACACCCACACGCTGGTCCCGGACAAGCTGAAGCGCTCGGTCTACGTCTACAACTCGTCGTACTTCCCGAACGCGACGTACCCGGACTGCCAGCCGCCGAACGACCGGATCGACATCGTCAAGGTCCCGCTGCGGCACCCCGAGCAGGCCGCCGTGGTGGCCTCGCCGGTGCTGTTCCCCGACGGCGGGTTCCCGGGCAGCGAGACCGGCTACGAGACCAGCGGCTGCCACGACATCACCGCGTTCCCGGCCAAGAACATCGCGGCCGCCGCGTGCATGGGTGACGGCGTACTGCTGGACATCTCGCGGCCGGAGCGGCCGAAGGTGATCGACCGGGTCCAGGACGCGACGAACTTCTCCTTCTGGCACGGCGCCACCTTCAACGGTGACGGCAGCAAGGTCGTGTTCATGGACGAGCTCGGCGGTGGTGGCGGCGCGGAGTGCAACACCGAGGTCGGGCCGAACAAGGGCGCCACCGCGATCTTCGACATCAAGCACCGCAAGCTGAAGTTCCGCAGCTACTACAAGATCGACCGGCACCAGGCCGCGAACGAGAACTGTGTCTCGCACAACGGCTCGCTGATCCCGGTCAAGGGCCGCGACATCATGGTCCAGGCCTGGTACCAGGGCGGCTTCTCGGTCTGGGACTTCACCGACTCCGCGCACCCGAAGGAGATCGGCTACTTCGACCGCCCGCCGCGCGAGCCGGCGTCGTTCGGTGGCTACTGGTCGGTCTACTACTACAACGGCGCGATCTACGGCACCGAGTCGGTGACCGCGTTCGACGTCTTCAAGATCAAGGACCGGCGCACCGACTCCGCCGAACGGGTGAAGCTGAAGGAGCTGAACGTCCAGACCCAGCCCGCCTTCTGGCGCTGA
- a CDS encoding DUF305 domain-containing protein, whose amino-acid sequence MRNFAPPLVAVLGFALVGCSSAPPEAAPAPTSTVPVIVPGTPGGPNRTLATLPSSPATPDPDDLTFLSDMMIHHSQALVMADKARTAAANPQVKALADRIRVGQKPEIEAMRQLLTERGGKAPELEHVEHSDHSGMPGMATPAELAKLLNSTGKAFDVAFLTLMIKHHEGAVTMSGTAIEKGADLRIGELAQDVSVTQTKEISTMRRLQKEL is encoded by the coding sequence GTGAGGAACTTCGCCCCGCCACTGGTCGCCGTACTGGGGTTCGCCCTGGTGGGGTGCAGCTCGGCCCCGCCCGAGGCCGCTCCGGCGCCGACCTCGACGGTCCCTGTCATCGTGCCCGGGACCCCGGGCGGTCCGAATCGAACGCTTGCCACACTCCCGTCGTCGCCGGCCACGCCCGATCCCGACGACCTGACGTTCCTGAGCGACATGATGATCCACCACAGCCAGGCCCTGGTGATGGCCGACAAGGCCCGGACGGCCGCGGCGAACCCGCAGGTCAAGGCCCTGGCCGACCGGATCCGGGTCGGCCAGAAGCCGGAGATCGAGGCGATGCGGCAGCTGCTCACCGAGCGCGGCGGGAAGGCGCCCGAGCTGGAGCACGTCGAGCACTCCGACCACAGCGGCATGCCCGGGATGGCCACGCCGGCCGAGCTGGCCAAGCTGCTGAACTCCACCGGCAAGGCCTTCGACGTCGCCTTCCTGACCTTGATGATCAAGCATCATGAGGGCGCGGTGACGATGAGCGGTACGGCGATCGAGAAGGGCGCCGACCTGCGGATCGGTGAGCTCGCGCAGGACGTCAGCGTCACCCAGACCAAGGAGATCTCGACGATGCGCCGGCTGCAGAAGGAGTTGTGA
- a CDS encoding SDR family oxidoreductase: MGVLDGKAALVTGGSRGIGAAIVRRLAADGAAVTFTYASSGQAADEVVAAVKEAGGQAYAVQADQADLDALPAVFEAAAEPLGGLDILVCNAGRAMAKPMAEVTPGDFDEMFAVNLKGPYFAIKHAGEVLRDNGRIIALSTLNTKLPGPRISLYAASKGALEQVTKVAARELGGRGITVNVVSPGATDTDMFRGNPPEAVERAAAGAALGRIGEPADVADVVAFLAGPDARWLTGQNLGATGGLLI, translated from the coding sequence ATGGGAGTCCTGGACGGCAAGGCCGCGCTGGTCACGGGTGGATCGCGCGGGATCGGCGCCGCGATCGTGCGCCGGCTGGCCGCCGACGGGGCCGCGGTCACCTTCACCTACGCGTCGTCCGGGCAGGCCGCCGACGAGGTGGTCGCCGCGGTCAAGGAGGCCGGCGGCCAGGCGTACGCCGTCCAGGCCGACCAGGCTGATCTCGATGCGCTGCCGGCCGTCTTCGAGGCCGCGGCCGAGCCGCTCGGCGGGCTGGACATCCTGGTCTGCAACGCGGGACGGGCGATGGCCAAGCCGATGGCCGAGGTCACGCCCGGCGACTTCGACGAGATGTTCGCGGTCAATCTCAAGGGCCCGTACTTCGCGATCAAGCACGCCGGCGAGGTGCTGCGCGACAACGGCCGGATCATCGCGCTGTCGACACTGAACACCAAGCTCCCCGGCCCCCGGATCTCCCTGTACGCCGCCAGCAAGGGCGCGCTCGAGCAGGTCACCAAGGTCGCGGCGCGCGAGCTCGGCGGCCGCGGGATCACCGTCAACGTGGTCTCGCCCGGCGCGACCGACACCGACATGTTCCGCGGGAACCCGCCGGAGGCCGTCGAGCGCGCGGCCGCGGGGGCCGCGCTCGGCCGGATCGGCGAGCCGGCCGACGTCGCCGACGTCGTCGCGTTCCTGGCCGGCCCCGACGCGCGCTGGCTCACCGGCCAGAACCTGGGTGCCACCGGCGGCCTGCTGATCTGA
- a CDS encoding DNA alkylation repair protein → MPPLTVAGLLADIDAAADAGTAAILSRYFQVKPGGYGEGDLMIGVKLSTLRGIVKPYGRADLPLPELEEALQSPVHEHRLAVLCLLADRADRALKPRTADPAEVAAIFDLYLRNTEHINNWDLVDCSAAEIVGGHLLDRPGDILHTLIRSPLIWDRRIALVATHRFIRAGDSTDIYALAPQVLDDPEDLIHKASGWMLREAGKRVSPDELLAFLDQYAARMPRTMLSYALEHFPPETRKHYRSL, encoded by the coding sequence ATGCCGCCCCTGACCGTCGCCGGCCTGCTGGCGGACATCGACGCGGCCGCCGACGCCGGAACGGCGGCGATCCTGTCCCGCTACTTCCAGGTCAAGCCCGGCGGCTACGGCGAGGGCGACCTGATGATCGGCGTCAAACTCTCCACCCTGCGCGGCATCGTCAAGCCCTACGGGCGCGCGGACCTGCCGCTGCCGGAGCTCGAAGAGGCGCTCCAGAGCCCCGTCCACGAGCACCGCCTCGCCGTCCTCTGCCTGCTCGCCGACCGCGCCGACCGCGCGCTGAAACCCCGGACCGCGGACCCGGCGGAGGTCGCCGCGATCTTCGACCTCTACCTGCGCAACACCGAGCACATCAACAACTGGGACCTGGTCGACTGCAGCGCCGCCGAGATCGTCGGCGGCCACCTGCTCGACCGCCCCGGCGACATCCTGCACACCCTGATCCGCTCACCCCTGATCTGGGACCGCCGGATCGCGTTGGTCGCGACGCATCGCTTCATCCGCGCCGGCGACAGCACCGACATCTACGCGCTCGCCCCGCAGGTCCTCGACGACCCCGAAGACCTGATCCACAAGGCGTCGGGCTGGATGCTCCGCGAAGCCGGCAAACGCGTGTCTCCCGACGAACTGCTCGCCTTCCTCGACCAGTACGCCGCGAGAATGCCCCGCACGATGCTCAGCTACGCGCTCGAGCACTTCCCACCCGAGACCCGCAAGCACTACCGGAGCCTGTGA
- a CDS encoding type II CAAX prenyl endopeptidase Rce1 family protein, with translation MTWIRAAYGAVAMAFALAVATLVPNSWLAALACTLIAVALIRPWRDPRRLTLAGNPVRPFLIGVAVTTASATLTFGLATLAGWLTWGPINPRQVATFLITNAVIAVLLEAFPEELTLRGHTYSTLRTTQRPWQAAVITTAFFLVTPALSSVIESALILGAHKPWLAPPGEDPISYLVLLAVFGFTLIAARTATNSLWTAIGTHLTFLTVNRLTLYGEDRSAGWSMHLESPDAILLIPLYLLLATIAFRVIRRLTGSGSACGSRVGSARARS, from the coding sequence ATGACCTGGATCCGCGCGGCCTACGGCGCCGTGGCCATGGCCTTCGCCCTGGCCGTAGCCACTCTCGTCCCCAACAGCTGGCTCGCCGCCCTCGCCTGCACCCTGATCGCCGTCGCCCTCATCCGCCCGTGGCGCGACCCTCGCCGCCTGACGCTGGCCGGCAACCCCGTCCGCCCGTTCCTGATCGGCGTCGCCGTCACCACCGCCAGCGCCACACTGACCTTCGGCTTGGCCACCCTCGCCGGCTGGCTCACCTGGGGTCCCATCAACCCTCGCCAGGTCGCCACGTTCCTCATCACCAACGCCGTCATCGCCGTACTCTTGGAGGCCTTCCCCGAAGAACTGACCCTCCGAGGCCACACCTACAGCACTCTCCGCACGACCCAACGCCCCTGGCAGGCAGCCGTCATCACCACGGCCTTCTTCCTGGTGACCCCCGCGCTGTCCTCGGTCATCGAGTCCGCCCTGATCCTGGGCGCCCACAAACCCTGGCTGGCCCCACCCGGCGAAGACCCCATCTCCTACCTGGTCCTCCTCGCCGTCTTCGGCTTCACCCTCATCGCCGCCCGCACCGCCACCAACTCCCTCTGGACAGCGATCGGCACCCACCTGACCTTCCTCACCGTCAACCGCCTCACCCTGTACGGCGAAGACCGCTCCGCAGGCTGGTCGATGCACCTGGAGTCCCCCGACGCCATCCTGCTGATCCCGTTGTATTTGCTCTTGGCAACTATCGCGTTCCGGGTGATCCGGCGGCTCACAGGCTCCGGTAGTGCTTGCGGGTCTCGGGTGGGAAGTGCTCGAGCGCGTAGCTGA
- a CDS encoding neutral/alkaline ceramidase, producing the protein MARWRSLVVVGAVMAAGLVVSQPAQAAEPYLVGSGISDVTGPAAENGMMGYSKFGQNTTGIHQRLRARAFIAVDQASRQRVAYVNADLGMIFQAQRDAVLAKLQQRYGDLYGERNLLLSATHTHSGPGGQSHNLAYNLSILGFQKQAFDATVDGIVEAVVEAHDNLRPGTVSLGRSELTDASVNRSRTAFDQNPAADRAAFPQAIDPAVTVLRFQQGAREIGAINWFATHPTSITNENTLISPDNKGYAAYRWEHDLKGVRYLDDDSTGFVAAFPNTNAGDMSPNLNLRPGSGPTEDPLTNEQIIGRRQQSAAQQAYNGPRATIAGSIDARMRFVDMSAVQVDPRYTPDGQPHRTCPGVVGVSTLAGSVEDGPGIPIIPEGVTNPFFELLKPFNVDVPPWLISCQSPKAPAVPTGQLQATPDVVPIQLVKLGQLHLIAVPGEVTIVSGLRLRRTVAQELGVPLENVLVQGYANAYSQYVTTPEEYQLQQYEGGSTLFGKYTLPAYQQEFAKLATALKENQPVALGARPPRPITAELNLQTGAVLDTPPLFKSFGQVLTDAKPAYQVNQTVTVTFVTGHPKNNLHRNGTFLEVQKLNGGQWQRVADDSDWDTTYRWTRGGIADSKATITWKAGAPGTYRIVHHGDAKALTGTITPFTGTSRTFTVG; encoded by the coding sequence ATGGCCCGGTGGCGGAGTCTGGTGGTGGTGGGTGCGGTCATGGCCGCGGGTCTGGTGGTCAGCCAGCCGGCCCAGGCGGCGGAGCCGTACCTGGTGGGGAGCGGGATCTCCGACGTCACCGGGCCGGCGGCCGAGAACGGCATGATGGGGTACTCGAAGTTCGGGCAGAACACGACCGGGATCCATCAGCGGCTCCGCGCTCGGGCGTTCATCGCCGTCGATCAGGCGAGCCGGCAAAGAGTGGCCTACGTCAACGCCGATCTCGGGATGATCTTCCAGGCCCAGCGGGACGCCGTGCTGGCCAAGCTGCAGCAGCGGTACGGCGACCTGTACGGCGAACGCAACTTGTTGCTATCGGCAACTCACACGCACTCCGGACCCGGTGGCCAGTCGCACAACCTCGCGTACAACCTCTCGATCCTCGGTTTCCAGAAGCAGGCCTTCGACGCGACCGTGGACGGGATAGTCGAAGCGGTCGTCGAAGCGCACGACAACCTGCGGCCGGGCACCGTCAGCCTCGGTCGCAGCGAGCTGACCGATGCGAGCGTCAACCGCTCGCGCACGGCCTTCGACCAGAACCCGGCAGCCGACAGAGCGGCCTTCCCGCAGGCGATCGACCCCGCGGTGACCGTGCTCAGGTTCCAGCAGGGCGCGCGGGAGATCGGCGCGATCAACTGGTTCGCGACCCACCCGACCTCGATCACCAACGAGAACACGCTGATCTCCCCGGACAACAAGGGCTACGCCGCCTACCGCTGGGAGCACGATCTGAAAGGTGTCCGTTACCTCGATGACGACAGCACAGGGTTCGTTGCCGCGTTCCCCAACACCAACGCCGGCGACATGTCGCCCAACCTCAACCTCCGCCCCGGCTCCGGCCCGACCGAGGATCCGCTGACCAACGAGCAGATCATCGGCCGGCGGCAGCAGTCGGCGGCCCAGCAGGCGTACAACGGGCCGCGGGCAACCATTGCCGGGAGCATCGACGCCCGGATGCGATTTGTCGACATGTCGGCTGTTCAGGTCGACCCGCGCTACACGCCGGACGGTCAGCCGCACCGCACCTGCCCGGGCGTCGTCGGTGTCTCCACTCTGGCCGGCAGCGTCGAGGACGGTCCCGGCATCCCGATCATTCCCGAGGGCGTCACGAATCCGTTCTTCGAGCTGCTCAAGCCGTTCAACGTCGACGTCCCGCCGTGGCTGATCAGCTGCCAGTCACCGAAGGCGCCCGCGGTTCCGACCGGCCAGTTGCAAGCGACGCCGGACGTCGTGCCGATCCAGCTCGTCAAGCTCGGCCAGCTGCATCTGATCGCCGTCCCCGGTGAGGTGACGATCGTGTCCGGCCTCCGGCTCAGGAGGACGGTCGCCCAGGAACTCGGTGTCCCGCTCGAGAACGTGCTCGTGCAGGGTTACGCCAACGCCTACAGCCAGTACGTGACCACGCCGGAGGAGTACCAGCTGCAGCAGTACGAGGGTGGCTCGACGCTGTTCGGCAAGTACACGCTCCCGGCGTACCAGCAGGAGTTCGCGAAGCTCGCCACGGCGCTCAAGGAGAATCAGCCTGTCGCGCTGGGCGCGAGGCCGCCGAGGCCGATCACCGCCGAGCTGAACCTCCAGACCGGCGCCGTCCTCGACACGCCGCCGCTGTTCAAGTCGTTCGGTCAGGTGCTCACTGACGCCAAGCCGGCGTACCAGGTGAACCAAACCGTCACGGTCACCTTCGTCACCGGGCATCCTAAGAACAACCTGCACCGCAACGGGACCTTCCTGGAGGTGCAGAAGCTGAATGGTGGCCAGTGGCAACGAGTCGCCGACGACAGCGACTGGGACACCACCTACCGCTGGACCCGCGGCGGCATCGCGGACTCCAAGGCGACGATCACCTGGAAGGCCGGTGCCCCGGGCACCTACCGGATCGTCCACCACGGCGACGCGAAGGCGCTGACCGGCACGATCACGCCGTTCACCGGCACGTCCCGGACGTTCACCGTCGGGTAG
- a CDS encoding MFS transporter: MVDAQAGSPDRIAFGTARARWVLAATALGSGMAFLDGTVVNVALPAMGEDLNAGISGLQWIVNGYMLMLASLILLSGSLGDRLGRRRLFVVGVVWFAVASAVCAAAPNLEVMIAGRVLQGIGGALLTPGSLAILQTSFQPSDRAKAVGAWSGLTSVAAAIGPFVGGGLVDSGSWRLIFLLNLPIAALTVAVTLRHIPESRDETTAGKLDGAGGLLATLGLAGLTYGLISAGDRGFGDAMVLTALAIGVVSLAAFVEVERRSSHPMLPPGIFANVRFTGANLVTVVVYGALGTATFLLVVYLQTVLQYDALTAGAALLPMTLLMLTLSGYAGSLSERIGARIPMTVGPVFMAGGFLLMRRIEPGVEYVTAVLPGVVVLGIGLVCTVAPLTATVLNSVEDHHAGIASGVNNAVARSAQLMAVAAIPLAAGITGDSYRDPMSFKNSFMTAMVISAVLAVAGAVLAWVTLGDRTSRRTTPEAVTTHRHCALQSPPLSNSPTRR; encoded by the coding sequence ATGGTCGACGCGCAGGCTGGTTCACCCGATCGGATCGCCTTCGGTACGGCGCGCGCCCGCTGGGTGCTGGCGGCCACGGCCCTCGGTTCAGGGATGGCCTTCCTGGACGGCACGGTGGTCAACGTCGCCCTGCCGGCCATGGGCGAGGACCTGAACGCCGGCATCTCCGGTCTGCAGTGGATCGTCAACGGCTACATGCTGATGCTGGCTTCACTGATCTTGCTGAGCGGTTCGCTCGGCGACCGGCTCGGACGGCGCCGCCTGTTCGTGGTCGGAGTGGTCTGGTTCGCCGTGGCCTCGGCCGTCTGCGCCGCCGCGCCGAACCTCGAGGTGATGATCGCCGGCCGTGTCCTGCAAGGCATCGGCGGCGCACTGCTGACCCCGGGCAGCCTGGCGATCCTGCAGACCAGCTTCCAGCCCAGCGACCGCGCCAAGGCGGTCGGCGCGTGGTCAGGTCTCACGTCGGTCGCCGCGGCGATCGGTCCGTTCGTCGGCGGCGGTCTGGTCGACAGCGGCTCGTGGCGGCTGATCTTCCTGCTCAATCTGCCGATCGCCGCACTCACCGTGGCGGTCACCCTGCGACACATCCCGGAGAGCCGCGACGAGACCACGGCCGGCAAGCTCGACGGCGCTGGTGGTCTGCTGGCCACGCTCGGCCTCGCCGGACTGACCTACGGCCTGATCAGCGCGGGCGACCGAGGCTTCGGCGACGCGATGGTGCTGACGGCCTTGGCCATCGGCGTGGTGAGCCTGGCGGCCTTCGTCGAGGTCGAGCGCCGCAGCTCGCACCCGATGCTCCCACCCGGCATCTTCGCCAACGTCCGCTTCACCGGCGCCAATCTGGTCACCGTCGTCGTGTACGGCGCACTCGGCACCGCCACGTTCCTGCTCGTCGTCTACCTGCAGACCGTGCTCCAGTACGACGCACTGACGGCCGGCGCCGCGCTACTCCCGATGACCCTGCTGATGCTGACCCTCTCCGGGTACGCCGGCAGCCTGTCCGAGCGGATCGGCGCGCGGATCCCGATGACCGTCGGCCCGGTGTTCATGGCCGGCGGGTTCCTGCTGATGCGCCGGATCGAGCCGGGCGTCGAGTACGTCACCGCCGTACTGCCGGGCGTCGTCGTCCTCGGGATCGGCCTGGTCTGCACGGTCGCTCCGCTGACCGCGACCGTGCTCAACTCGGTCGAGGACCACCACGCGGGGATCGCGTCCGGCGTCAACAACGCCGTCGCCCGGTCCGCCCAGCTGATGGCGGTCGCGGCGATCCCGCTGGCGGCGGGGATCACCGGCGACTCCTACCGGGACCCGATGTCGTTCAAGAACAGCTTCATGACCGCGATGGTGATCTCGGCCGTGCTGGCCGTGGCGGGCGCCGTCCTGGCCTGGGTGACGCTCGGCGATCGCACGTCCCGCCGTACGACGCCGGAAGCGGTGACGACCCACCGGCACTGCGCGCTGCAGTCGCCACCGCTGTCGAACAGCCCTACCCGACGGTGA
- a CDS encoding DUF4397 domain-containing protein, protein MLVAAVPAVLATQAEAAPAGMLYVVQGVPGQSVDVQVDGKVVARGVAAAKVVGPFSVPAGQRRITAVADGKTLVDRQVAVGAGSNQDVVIHRPAAPTGTPVITSYPNKLSAVPKDKAALRVAHTAAVGPADIRVNGKVLFANVANGESLDVVVPAGTYTVEIVPAGASGPVILGPAELTVKAGYLTRVFAVGEPNSKTMNVAIGTVWLPKSGSGKPGVVDTGTGGQAAALMQQQPSSLPLVALALLAGCALLVTVRKAVRR, encoded by the coding sequence GTGCTCGTCGCCGCGGTCCCGGCGGTGCTCGCCACCCAGGCCGAGGCGGCACCGGCCGGCATGCTGTACGTCGTCCAGGGGGTCCCCGGGCAGTCCGTCGACGTCCAGGTGGACGGCAAGGTCGTGGCGCGTGGGGTCGCCGCGGCCAAGGTGGTCGGGCCGTTCTCGGTCCCGGCCGGGCAGCGCCGGATCACTGCGGTGGCGGACGGAAAGACGCTGGTCGACCGTCAGGTCGCGGTCGGTGCCGGGAGTAATCAGGACGTGGTGATCCACCGGCCGGCCGCGCCGACCGGTACTCCGGTCATCACCAGTTACCCGAACAAGCTGAGCGCCGTACCGAAGGACAAGGCCGCGCTGCGGGTCGCGCACACGGCCGCGGTCGGGCCGGCTGACATTCGGGTGAACGGGAAGGTGCTGTTTGCCAACGTGGCGAACGGAGAATCACTCGACGTAGTCGTTCCGGCCGGAACGTACACCGTCGAGATCGTTCCCGCCGGGGCTTCCGGACCGGTCATTCTGGGGCCGGCGGAGCTGACCGTGAAGGCCGGCTACCTGACCCGGGTCTTCGCCGTCGGGGAACCGAACTCGAAGACGATGAACGTGGCGATCGGGACGGTCTGGCTGCCGAAGAGCGGATCGGGCAAGCCCGGCGTGGTCGACACCGGGACCGGTGGTCAGGCGGCGGCCCTGATGCAGCAACAGCCGTCGTCCCTGCCGTTGGTCGCGCTGGCGCTGCTGGCCGGGTGCGCCTTGCTGGTGACGGTCCGGAAGGCGGTCCGTCGCTGA